DNA sequence from the Fibrobacter sp. genome:
TTAAGTTCCGAATTCATCTCAGAGGTAATTTTGTGATTTAACGATTTAAGTTCCGAATTCACCCCGGAGGTAACTCCGGTCCCCTCCTCACCCCAATATTTTACAAAATAATTCAACAGAGCCCAATTACAGGCCACCATTATCGTATTTTTCCCTCTATGAGTGAACTACTGGCACCAGCAGGATCAATAGAGAGTTTCCATGCAGCAGTTGAGGCCGGTGCTGATGCTGTCTACCTGGGACTCTCCGACTTCAATGCCCGTCTCAGGGCAAAAAATTTTACAGCCAAAACACTTTCATACCTCGTTCCCTATGCTCACAGACGTTCTGTTAAGATTTATGTCACCCTTAACACTCTTATCAAGCAGTCAGAAATAGAAAACCTGATCCACACTCTCTATCAACTGGAACAGATAGGAATCGATGGCATAATTGCAGCAGACCTGGGATTGGCAGAAATCGCCAGAAAATATTTTCCCAGACTCAGGCTCCACGCAAGTACACAGATGGCGATCCATAATTCAACCGGGATGAAGGCTGTCTCTAAACTGGGATTTTCACGCGTAGTTCTGGCGAGAGAACTCTCAATCCGTGAAATCACGATGATTAAAAACTCAAGCAGTCTGGAACTCGAAATCTTTATCCATGGCGCGCTCTGCTACAGTATCTCAGGGCTCTGTCTGGCAAGCAGCTTTTTAGGAGGCGCAAGCGGAAACCGCGGCAGATGCACTCAGGTCTGCCGCAGAAAATTCAACACATCAAGCACTACTGGTTACTTTTTCTCACCAGATGATTTCTGCGCACTGAAACATCTTTCCTCTTTGTTAAAGGCTGGAGTCACAAGCTTAAAAATTGAGGGCAGAATGAAGGGACCGGAGTATGTGCACACTGTAGTAAGCGCTTATCGTAAGTTTCTCGATTATCCCGAGAAATTTTCAGAAGCCGGCGAGATGCTTATAAATGACCTTGGCCGCCCTAAAACATCGTTTTTC
Encoded proteins:
- a CDS encoding U32 family peptidase codes for the protein MSELLAPAGSIESFHAAVEAGADAVYLGLSDFNARLRAKNFTAKTLSYLVPYAHRRSVKIYVTLNTLIKQSEIENLIHTLYQLEQIGIDGIIAADLGLAEIARKYFPRLRLHASTQMAIHNSTGMKAVSKLGFSRVVLARELSIREITMIKNSSSLELEIFIHGALCYSISGLCLASSFLGGASGNRGRCTQVCRRKFNTSSTTGYFFSPDDFCALKHLSSLLKAGVTSLKIEGRMKGPEYVHTVVSAYRKFLDYPEKFSEAGEMLINDLGRPKTSFFLDETLKKPINPDSPSGTGIKLGEVLECSDDLLRVDCTQEISSGDRIRIHAKDGFEGMGVNVLHAETVNGILELKLKTPVKCSKGDMVFLVSRRSASSRFDSSWRIDSDPVFFKP